A single Candidatus Fusobacterium pullicola DNA region contains:
- the minE gene encoding cell division topological specificity factor MinE: protein MSIFSFFNKEEKSKDVAKDRLKLVLIHDRAMLSSGMLEQMRDDIIAVISKYVEIDKESLNIEIAENPDNTRRTTLVANIPLKQKKS from the coding sequence GTGAGTATATTTAGTTTTTTTAACAAAGAGGAAAAATCTAAAGATGTTGCTAAAGATAGACTAAAACTTGTTCTTATCCATGATAGAGCAATGCTATCTTCTGGAATGTTAGAGCAGATGAGAGATGATATAATTGCTGTTATCTCTAAATATGTTGAAATTGATAAAGAAAGCTTAAATATAGAGATTGCTGAAAATCCAGACAATACTAGAAGAACTACTTTAGTAGCTAACATTCCTTTAAAACAAAAAAAATCATAA